Proteins encoded in a region of the Hypomesus transpacificus isolate Combined female unplaced genomic scaffold, fHypTra1 scaffold_60, whole genome shotgun sequence genome:
- the LOC124465559 gene encoding uncharacterized protein LOC124465559 yields MVECVYCAEIFSFSEIQGHIDCCEKKNNSDSTAEETLENTQSGSSEEVQAGTSAAASSSSNQNPREENQSSSSEEWTTEPDVYEAANMFRRHLLNNAELKPGLVARLDLRSTEEDREREILTFYKKTGIDWASPFSVILTAIGDGVKRHFLSMVMEKIQFGFDLVFENTTRTLLFNGTGDHKVPSTSKALIDGDLFRVAGRAIGHSFIHGGPRFTGLSPAMLQLIVGSNEEFVAPEVADRPDTDVVDVVSVLDSQRKLTPQERCEVNNLAFSWDLPPINNNNRRWLAQKILQHAVVERRRTQMKQLRRGLKESGVVTMIKERPALAKVLFPRSAEQVMDSQTILKRIIWPMPDSEDEDDHSNVEETCLVTGFLRDYIEKGSSQELHLLLKFWTGWSIPPQHLYVEVSPEITLPVASTCLTTLKLSLKCQSYQAFEENLEASMRSTEFGFGLI; encoded by the exons ATGGTGGAATGTGTCTACTGTGCAGAGATATTTAGCTTCTCTGAGATTCAAGGCCACATTGACTGTTGTGAGAA aaaaaataattcagattcaACTGCTGAAGAAACCCTTGAGAATACCCAGTCAGGAAGCTCAGAAGAGGTCCAGGCAGGAACCTCAGCTGCTGCTAGCTCATCAAGCAACCAAAATCCACGTGAAGAAAATCAAAGTAGCAGCTCTGAAG AGTGGACAACAGAGCCTGATGTTTACGAGGCAGCCAACATGTTTCGACGTCACTTGCTCAACAATGCTGAACTCAAGCCAGGGTTGGTTGCCAGGCTTGATCTCAGATCCACTGAGGAAGATCGTGAAAGAGAGATTCTAACTTTCTACAAAAAAACAGGAATTGACTGGGCAAGCCCATTTTCTGTTATACTGACTG CTATTGGAGATGGTGTAAAACGGCACTTCCTGTCTATGGTGATGGAAAAAATCCAGTTTGGTTTCGACCTTGTCTTCG AGAACACTACCAGAACTCTTCTGTTCAATGGGACAGGCGATCACAAGGTCCCATCCACTTCCAAAGCCCTGATAGATGGAGACCTTTTCCGAGTAGCTGGACGTGCCATAGGACATTCTTTTATTCATGGAGGTCCTCGATTCACTGGACTGAGTCCAGCAATGTTGCAGCTAATTGTTGGAAGTAACGAGGAGTTTGTGGCACCTGAGGTTGCTGACCGCCCTGATACAGATGTTGTTGATGTAGTGTCTGTA CTTGATAGTCAGAGAAAACTGACCCCACAGGAACGATGCGAGGTGAACAACTTAGCCTTCAGCTGGGATCTTCCTCCCATCAATAATAACAACAGGAGGTGGTTGGCACAGAAAATCCTACAGCATGCG GTCGTTGAACGGAGAAGAACACAAATGAAGCAGCTCCGTAGGGGGCTGAAAGAGAGCGGTGTTGTCACGATGATCAAAGAGCGTCCGGCCCTAGCCAAGGTCCTTTTCCCAAGATCAGCAGAACAAGTGATGGACTCACAG ACCATCTTGAAAAGGATCATCTGGCCAATGCCAGatagtgaggatgaggatgaccaCAGCAACGTGGAGGAGACATGCCTGGTCACAGGCTTTTTGAGAGACTACATTGAAAAAG GGTCTTCTCAGGAACTACACCTACTACTGAAGTTTTGGACAGGTTGGAGTATACCTCCCCAGCACCTTTATGTTGAAGTATCTCCGGAAATTACTCTGCCAGTTGCCTCAACCTGCCTCACAACGCTGAAACTCTCACTGAAGTGCCAAAGTTACCAGGCATTCGAAGAAAACCTGGAAGCATCTATGAGATCTACAGAGTTCGGGTTTGGACTGATCTGA